The Aureitalea marina genome includes a window with the following:
- a CDS encoding HYC_CC_PP family protein: MRALISILLSTLILLSSSGLTYAAHYCGSFRVHTTLSLGKADLSCGMKMAMPVCEDGEEDHDCCDNEYLDLVTDDHFNKSQWDLSLDVLDYVILPSQAFGQLAIQAEPSQEAIPHYRPPPPRLRQYIIYETFLI; this comes from the coding sequence ATGAGAGCGTTGATCTCAATTTTATTATCTACTCTTATACTGCTCAGCAGTAGTGGTCTGACCTATGCCGCCCATTACTGCGGGAGCTTCAGAGTGCACACCACTTTAAGTCTTGGAAAGGCGGATTTGAGCTGTGGGATGAAAATGGCGATGCCGGTCTGTGAGGATGGAGAAGAGGATCACGACTGTTGTGATAACGAGTACCTGGATCTTGTAACTGACGATCACTTCAATAAATCCCAATGGGACCTGAGCCTGGATGTTCTTGATTATGTGATATTACCTTCACAAGCTTTTGGTCAACTTGCCATTCAAGCTGAGCCTTCTCAGGAGGCCATTCCTCATTACCGACCTCCACCGCCGCGTTTAAGGCAATACATCATCTACGAGACTTTCCTGATCTGA